In Brettanomyces bruxellensis chromosome 7, complete sequence, the sequence TCCCAGCATCGATCGCTATTTGAATACGTCGATTGACGCGCCTACCTGTTCTAAAGCCGGACCAACTGCCAAAAGAAATGTCTGCTCCACCAACTAATCTGTTAAACACCTAAGCTTGAACCGTCTTAATCATATTTCGGCCAAATCAATGTGGGGTGCGAATCTTTCGGGTACATTTAACGCGTTGCGAGTGATCTACAAACCTCAACTATGCATGCCCCAAGTTGTGATCtctgatttttcaaaaCTTCAGATTCCGCTTTGCTTCAAACAGAACCGGATTAAAGCCGTTGTTTTGGACAAAGATAATACATTTGCCAAGCCCTACGATGATAAAGTTTATGCTGGATATCAAGCGGAATGGGATCACTTAAGGCAGTGTTATCCGGGAGCAGAATTATTAATAGTGAGCAACACTGCAGGAACTTCAGATgataaaaattatatgcAAGCGGAAAAGATTGAGAAGACGATTAGAGTTCCTGTTCTCAGgcataaaacaaaaaaaccTGGGTGTTATAGAGAAGTGATGGCgtattttaaagaaaaaggagtCTGTAATTCTCCTAAAGAAGTTGCTGTGGTTGGCGATAGATTATTCACCGATGTTATGATGGCCAATCTGATGGGATCATATGGTGTTTGGATAAGTGATGGTGTTGTTCCGAACAATCAGCTGGTTTCCAAAATGGAAAAGCACTACTACCAAAGACTCCTTAGCAAAGGATACCGGCCTTTGGATCCATGCAAAAATTATTAGGAGATTCTGAAAGACAGACGAtaagtaaataaagaaatagagaaaaaagaggcGGAAAATAGTTAAGCGCCAAATACAATTTCAGGATAAGGGATTTCGTTTGTACTGATGATTCACCGTGTCAGCACATGTGTCTGTGGTTTTAAGTTTGGAGTAAATTGGAATTTCTAATTCCCTATTTCAGGCAATGACAACCAGGAGGAGCAGTACTCATGTATCCACAATAAAGCGAATATTAAAGCATGAATTTGGAGATGACGTTTTAGAATCAGAAAATAGAACGCATTTCCACCGTGGAAACTTGCTTCAAGTGCGAAATCTTAGTTATATCTTTCATAGCAAGAGGACTGTTACATTGTTTGTGTGCTATATTACATTTATGGTGTCCCAGCTTATTCTGAGCTATATTGGGCTTCTATATTTTGAGGTGGAGAACAGACCCgttatttttgttgtctATCAGATCTACTGCATTATTAGTTGCTATTTCTTCCCGTTGGTAATCTCTAGTGCGGTTGATGACAGTATAGAGCGGCCGTTTGAAGATATATCTCAGGAGTTAAGAGCCTGTAGAGTGCTTGCTATATCTATTTTTGCCCAAGGTGCTGGACTTATACTTGGTATTTGGGCAACGAGTGCAATATTTAGAGGAAATGTTCGATTCACGCTCATAGATTGGGATTTTACCAGGAATGAGTCCACTAGAATAGATGTCACCAATTTCTTGCGTTTTTATCAGTTGCTGATGCTTAACTTATCTGTAATGACTTTTATAGCGGCTGCGAGTAACTGGTGGACCACCAAACAGAGAGTGGAGCGGTATTTTAACAGAATTGGTAGCACTCAAGAGCCGCTCTCTACGTTTATGGATGAGGGTAACTTCTATCAAGACTATCTAAAGACTAGAAGAGGTTCAACATATCGAATTACAAGGTAAATACGAAGTCAGTATGtgtaaaagtaataaaCGACTAGATTACTCGACAATATTtaagaaataaacaaaacaaatagGGCGGAGTAATTCCAACCAACGATATAACTAGAAGTATGCCATCCAAAGAGTGTCGGTACTGGCAAGATTTCTTGGATTGACCGCATGGCCAATCAAGTTGAGGATGTACTGAGAGGCGATACCATGACCGGTGCCATCTACACGAGCCATCTGAGAAATACGACGTATGATATAGTCAACATTAACGCGGACAATCTCTTGTAGTTGCTCGTCAGGTAAAGAGGACCTTTTCCGTCTTTGAGTATACCAGGCAATGGCCTCATCACGAATGAACAAGTCCAAAAAGTGGCTAATGTTATAGGCGGGGTTCGAGAGGCACTTGGCAATGACCATAAGGTGCATTGACAGGATTCCCTCCATTCTGACCTCACCAATAAGCTTCTGAACATTTGGAGTGAGCCTGAAAGGAACCAACTCGAGAGAACAGAAGATAGGAGCGGCTCTTTGCTGAGCCAAATCAAGAGTCTTACTTCCGGAGAACACGTTTGTGTGGGTTCTTCCGCAGGCAACCTTGTAAGGAAGCATCTCTGAGGTCCACACGCGTCCAGAATTCTGGTTGATGTGGATCTTGTAAGGCTGACGCGAATTGATGCAGAGCATGTAGGTGACAAAGATGAATGCGGCGTACTGAGAGGAGAACTGCTTGCGGAAGATCCAAAAGTCCTCAAACTTAGGGTAGTGCCTCAAGAAGTACGTCTTCATGACTGAGTTTGGAACAAGCAGAGCCTGTATTGCGGCCAATATCTCTGTTTTCACGCTGAGTATATCAGGGCGAGGGAGTTTTGGATCGTAGGAGGCATGCATCTTCTCCATGGTGTAGGCCAAGGGCTCCTCGGTACTCTGTCCCTTTCTCCGGCAGTAGTCCTCGTATATGTAGGACATGTCAACGTAGGAAGGATCATCCGAAATGAGCCTTATGTGAGGCGATAGAGGCACTGCCAAGGGGAGAGTGAAGTCAATACTTCTACGGCGGGTCTCGACAGTCCGCGACAACTCGTCATTGAGAAGTCTGAACATCTGGAAAATCCTCTCTTCACGTCTGCAATGGCGTGCAGCTGGGAACTGAACAGCGAACGGATGCAGACTTCCATCCTGTCCTCTTATTGTGAGCCTCTTGTAGCACGCAGTTGGGCCTCTAATCAGGTCCAAAACGGGCATGAACCGCTCGATCTTCACGAAGTGTGCGTTGTTATCCCTGTTGAGCAAGTACTGGCCAGGGACCTCGATCTCCTCGAATTTCTGGTGGTGGAACTGACTTAGATGCGGACAGACACGCTCCAGATTGACGGGACCACAGGTACGATCCAGCTTCTCCTCCAATGCCTTTTTCCAGCGGTTGAGCTTCGAGATGTAGGTCTCGAGGTTTGGCTTGCTCAAGATGATATCCTCCTCGAAGGCCTTTCTGATGTGCTTTGGTAGCACTGTGTCGGCAAAGCGAAGGATGTTGGCCTCGGTTGCAGCCGGGAGCCTTGCATCCTGGGATGGGTTCGGAAGACGGTTGTAGTACTGGACGGCATCGTTGTAAAGCGCGACCACGAGCCTGTAAGCGTCGCCGTCGTGGGTCGATTTGAAGCGTTGAGAGATCTGGTCGACCAGTGATTCCAGAGAGAGGGCAAGCAACGGATACGCGGTCTTGAGAATGGCCATAATTTCATCAATCATGGCCCAAGGCGAGGCTTTGGTAGCAGCAGGTGTAGGTGCAGCTGTAGGAGGTGCTTTAGTTGCAGCAGCAGGTGCAGCGGCAGGTGGTGCAGATGGtgattttgttgatgttTTTGCTTCTGTTTTTGCTTCTGCCGCCTTCTTCTCTGTGTCTGCTTTCTCGGAACCTTTGTCCTTGGAACCATCAGCCTTTGCACCATCTGAATCGGAGGCAGCACCCCTCATCTGTCCCAGCAAGGCATAGTCCTCCTTGGTGGTGCGGAGCTGGAAGTGCAAAGCCTGTGGATATGACTTGGCTATGCGGACAAGAACGTGTCTGGCAGCCCTGGCCTCGCGGTGAGAGAGGCTGGTCAAAAGCTGGGAACGAAGGTGACCCACTGCCAGATTGGCATGTCGCCCTGGTGGGACTCGAAGGTGGAAACCAAGGTGCCCTGGGCGTCATCCATGGCAAGGAGGACGAGAATGCGGCAGAGCAACCTCCTGGCCTTATTGTTCTTGTACAGTCCGGCGGCCTGCAAGTAGCAGGAGATGGCATGCCTGGCGTAGGCGATGTTGTGTGTGGCCTGCTGCCTCTGGTCATTGAAGAACCCCCACTGGGCCCAGGCCTTGGGCAAGTTCAAGTCGAGCTGGACGGCAGTGGCAAAGGCCTGGTTGGCGTCATCGGGCGCGGCAAGCTTGGCCAGGAACATGCCCTTCAGGGTGATGAACTCGGCCTTCTGCTGGGCGGCAAAGTACACCAGATTGGTGTTGGAGATGACGTCCAAGCCGGTCCGGAGCTCCCTGGGGTTCTCGTAGTGGCACTT encodes:
- a CDS encoding uncharacterized protein (BUSCO:EOG09264S4C) codes for the protein MWGANLSGTFNALRVIYKPQLCMPQVVISDFSKLQIPLCFKQNRIKAVVLDKDNTFAKPYDDKVYAGYQAEWDHLRQCYPGAELLIVSNTAGTSDDKNYMQAEKIEKTIRVPVLRHKTKKPGCYREVMAYFKEKGVCNSPKEVAVVGDRLFTDVMMANLMGSYGVWISDGVVPNNQLVSKMEKHYYQRLLSKGYRPLDPCKNY